AATATGGGGCACGACGCTGGCTGTTGGTCAAGCCACAGACATTTATGAATCTGAGTGGGCAGGCCGTGGGAGAATTGAGCCGGAAAAACGGCATCTCTCCGGATCGGGTGCTCGTCCTGCATGATGAACTCGATCTTTCCTTCGGCACGATCCGTTTGAAATTTTCTGGAGGCCTGGCCGGGCACAATGGACTGAAATCCGTGGCCGCCCATCTGGGAACCCAGGATTTTGTGCGGCTGAGGCTGGGCATCGGACGGCCGGATGATGGAACTCCCATGGCCGATTATGTCCTGCGCGGTTTTACTCCCGAGGAATGGAGCAGGATGGACGGTCTTTTGGAGATGGCCGGGGAAGCGGTCCTCGATTTCTGCCGTGAAGGCCGGGATGCGGCCATGGCCAGGCTGCACTCCCGTTGAGCCGCATCGCCCGTTTGCCTTGGGGATAAGGCGTATGCCGAAAGATCCCGGCGGAGTCCGGAGCGGAACTTTTGCTTGGCACGATCCGGCATTGGATCGCGGAAATCCTTTCTTCCAAAACCCGGAAGCCCCTGCTGGTGGACTGCATAGCAATTTTCGCCTATACAGGCCGCCTTATGTTGGTTGATTCTGTTTCCCTGGAGGTCGCTTGTGTTTTCACTTGATGAGC
Above is a window of Desulfomicrobium orale DSM 12838 DNA encoding:
- the pth gene encoding aminoacyl-tRNA hydrolase, with product MAYDGLIVGLGNPGRGYARTRHNFGFLLADWLVRAWNTQPGSFCEPRRAKNAEVWDVTEEYGARRWLLVKPQTFMNLSGQAVGELSRKNGISPDRVLVLHDELDLSFGTIRLKFSGGLAGHNGLKSVAAHLGTQDFVRLRLGIGRPDDGTPMADYVLRGFTPEEWSRMDGLLEMAGEAVLDFCREGRDAAMARLHSR